One window from the genome of Fulvivirga lutea encodes:
- a CDS encoding glycosyltransferase family 4 protein — translation MNIAIVLNTSWNVYNFRMGLIKALQEQNYKVTVIAPKDEYTSRLIDAGCDYEEVKLDSRGANVIKDIGLIFELVKIYRKVKPDVVLHYTIKPNIYGTMAAKWLNIPAVNNVCGLGTVFLKKNFVSKVASWMYKISFKFPRKVFFQNNYDKRLFIKNGLVKEGISDILPGSGIDLEKFKASGNKKSGPFTFLLISRLIHDKGILEYINAIKILKSEGLDARFQLLGPKDPEHKRGIKNEIVEEWISSNTVEYLGTTDDVREFINNADCVVLPSYREGTPKSLLEAASSCKPIVTTNVPGCKDVVTHNYNGLLCKVKDSNDLALKMREMFSKDQSELSSFGKNGRTKVEQEYSEKIVIDKYLKTIKSLVS, via the coding sequence ATGAATATTGCTATTGTATTAAATACTTCCTGGAACGTTTACAATTTTAGAATGGGCCTTATTAAAGCCCTTCAAGAGCAAAACTACAAAGTTACTGTCATCGCTCCTAAAGATGAATATACTTCAAGGCTCATTGATGCAGGTTGTGATTATGAAGAAGTAAAGTTAGACAGTCGCGGGGCGAACGTAATAAAAGATATAGGGCTAATATTTGAGCTGGTTAAGATCTATCGCAAAGTAAAACCTGATGTAGTTTTACATTATACTATAAAGCCTAACATTTATGGCACTATGGCAGCAAAATGGCTGAATATTCCTGCCGTAAATAATGTGTGTGGCTTGGGAACAGTATTCTTGAAAAAGAATTTCGTTTCAAAGGTTGCTTCATGGATGTACAAGATATCTTTCAAATTCCCAAGAAAGGTATTCTTCCAAAATAATTACGATAAGAGATTATTTATTAAAAATGGTCTTGTTAAAGAAGGCATAAGTGATATCCTTCCCGGGTCCGGTATTGATTTAGAAAAGTTTAAAGCATCGGGAAATAAAAAGAGTGGACCTTTTACATTCTTACTTATCTCTCGATTAATCCATGATAAAGGAATTCTTGAATATATTAATGCAATTAAAATCCTAAAATCTGAAGGTCTGGATGCAAGATTTCAACTTTTAGGCCCTAAAGATCCTGAGCACAAAAGAGGTATTAAAAACGAAATTGTGGAAGAATGGATCAGTAGTAATACTGTAGAATACCTTGGCACGACAGATGATGTAAGAGAATTTATAAACAATGCTGATTGCGTTGTGCTACCTTCTTACCGAGAAGGTACTCCTAAATCACTTTTAGAGGCTGCCAGTTCTTGCAAACCAATTGTAACTACAAATGTTCCAGGCTGCAAAGATGTAGTTACTCATAATTACAATGGACTACTATGTAAGGTAAAAGACTCCAATGACCTGGCTTTAAAGATGAGAGAAATGTTCTCAAAAGATCAGTCGGAATTATCTTCTTTTGGTAAAAATGGCCGTACAAAAGTGGAGCAAGAATACAGTGAGAAAATTGTAATTGATAAATATTTGAAAACAATCAAATCCCTGGTCTCTTAA
- the hflX gene encoding GTPase HflX yields the protein MKSKKVKHNEMERAVLVSVNEKQSLDEIVDEHLSELAFLAQTAGIETVEIFKQKLEKPDIRTFVGKGKLEEIIAFTKSNDIQVLIFDDDLTPSQLRNLERDVKLKIYDRSLLILDIFLQRAQTAQAKTQVELARYQYLLPRLTRMWTHLERQRGGTGTRGGAGEKEIETDRRILRNQINVLKGRLEKIEKQNAVQRKSRGTIVRVALVGYTNVGKSTLMTLLSKSNVKAEDKLFATVDATVRKVVFNTIPFLLSDTVGFIRKLPHHLIESFKSTLAEVKEADILLHVVDVAHPAHEDHIEVVKETLKDIGADDKPTIYVFNKVDLLEPSEEGDSPIESMKQYHKHRKSASDDIVFVSAEKKINIAELRDAIYEKVRKKHLTIFPNYLKDQTYY from the coding sequence ATGAAGAGTAAGAAAGTAAAGCATAATGAGATGGAAAGGGCAGTATTGGTTTCTGTTAATGAAAAACAATCATTAGATGAAATTGTAGACGAGCATCTTTCTGAGCTGGCTTTTTTAGCGCAAACTGCTGGGATAGAGACCGTTGAAATATTTAAACAAAAGTTAGAAAAGCCTGATATAAGAACATTTGTTGGCAAAGGAAAACTTGAAGAAATAATAGCCTTTACAAAATCTAATGATATTCAAGTGCTAATTTTTGATGATGATCTTACACCCTCTCAGCTAAGAAATCTTGAGCGAGATGTTAAGTTGAAGATCTATGATCGAAGCTTATTGATACTGGATATCTTCCTGCAACGAGCACAAACGGCACAGGCTAAAACGCAGGTGGAATTGGCGAGATATCAATATTTACTGCCGCGATTAACAAGAATGTGGACTCACCTGGAAAGACAGCGCGGGGGTACCGGAACACGAGGTGGAGCTGGTGAAAAGGAAATTGAAACAGATAGAAGGATTCTCAGAAATCAAATCAACGTTTTAAAAGGAAGGCTTGAGAAAATAGAGAAACAAAATGCCGTTCAGCGTAAATCGCGGGGTACAATTGTTCGGGTGGCATTAGTTGGTTATACAAATGTTGGTAAATCAACACTTATGACTTTACTATCAAAAAGTAATGTAAAGGCAGAGGACAAACTATTTGCTACGGTAGATGCCACTGTTAGGAAGGTGGTATTCAATACAATACCATTTCTTTTGTCTGACACCGTTGGTTTTATTCGAAAACTGCCGCACCATTTAATTGAGTCTTTTAAGTCAACATTGGCAGAAGTGAAAGAAGCTGATATTTTGTTGCATGTGGTAGATGTTGCTCATCCAGCCCATGAAGATCACATTGAAGTGGTAAAAGAAACATTGAAAGACATAGGGGCAGATGATAAACCAACCATTTATGTGTTTAACAAGGTAGACTTACTGGAACCTTCTGAAGAAGGGGATTCACCTATTGAATCAATGAAGCAATACCATAAGCATCGGAAAAGTGCTTCCGATGATATTGTTTTTGTGTCAGCGGAAAAGAAAATCAATATTGCTGAGTTAAGAGATGCTATTTATGAAAAGGTGAGAAAAAAGCATTTGACTATTTTCCCTAATTATTTAAAAGATCAAACCTATTATTAG
- a CDS encoding YtxH domain-containing protein has product MNNGMKTALSFVTGITAGAILGILTAPESGKKTRKRIVDEIDSTRATLEDLANEKLDEAKKLINWTAEEHARDGHRAIEKTKDKVKVS; this is encoded by the coding sequence ATGAATAACGGAATGAAAACAGCTTTATCTTTTGTAACAGGAATTACTGCAGGTGCAATATTAGGAATATTAACTGCCCCTGAGAGTGGTAAAAAAACAAGAAAAAGAATTGTGGATGAAATTGATTCTACAAGAGCCACTCTTGAAGATTTAGCGAACGAGAAATTAGATGAGGCTAAAAAGTTAATTAATTGGACAGCTGAAGAGCATGCCAGAGATGGCCATAGAGCTATTGAAAAAACTAAGGATAAGGTAAAAGTATCCTAA
- a CDS encoding polysaccharide biosynthesis/export family protein, translating into MRLFLFIIIPTIIVLSSSCGSYKQNILLKSDNSSDFVNKLSSSDSNRIIEIGDYLELEVFTKYGEKVIDPDYELVSDNLNAEKLRPKLKYLVRNDGSVKLPMVGDVYLEGKSVNSAEEFLQMKFETYYHHPFVKLRILNKRVIVLGASEGQVVPLENEKTTLAEVLALSQGITNNSKAHNLKVVRGSEVLLIDLTTIEGFQNGNILVEPGDVIYIEPIRRPFTEFMRDNGPILSVATSLISLIAVLISIN; encoded by the coding sequence ATGCGGCTTTTTCTGTTCATAATTATACCTACCATTATTGTTCTAAGCAGCAGTTGTGGTTCATATAAGCAGAATATATTATTAAAATCTGATAATAGCTCTGACTTTGTTAACAAGTTGTCTTCATCGGATAGCAACAGAATTATTGAGATTGGAGATTATCTGGAGCTAGAAGTTTTTACAAAATACGGGGAAAAAGTAATTGATCCTGACTATGAATTAGTTAGCGATAATTTGAATGCAGAGAAACTTCGACCTAAGCTCAAATACCTTGTTAGAAATGACGGTTCAGTAAAACTACCAATGGTTGGTGACGTATATCTTGAAGGTAAAAGCGTAAATAGTGCTGAGGAGTTTCTTCAAATGAAGTTTGAGACTTATTACCACCATCCTTTTGTAAAACTTAGAATTCTAAATAAGCGAGTAATAGTTTTAGGAGCTTCTGAAGGTCAGGTAGTGCCATTAGAAAATGAAAAAACCACTTTGGCAGAAGTGCTTGCATTATCACAAGGAATTACAAATAACTCCAAAGCTCATAATTTAAAAGTAGTAAGAGGCAGTGAAGTATTGCTTATAGACCTAACGACAATTGAAGGATTTCAAAATGGGAACATTTTAGTGGAACCAGGCGATGTTATATATATTGAGCCTATAAGGAGACCATTTACAGAGTTTATGCGCGATAATGGTCCTATTCTATCAGTAGCAACAAGTTTAATTTCATTAATAGCTGTTTTAATAAGTATCAATTAA
- a CDS encoding response regulator: protein MSPPEVLIVDDEEDIGQMVSLMLRPYTDKIKYCTSIGEGAEEIENHQFDLIFLDLNLEDGTGFDLLEKMNQDNYTTNVVVISAYDGKEEEERVKEFKVAGFIKKPFTKNDIIEAFLSNVK, encoded by the coding sequence ATGTCACCACCTGAAGTACTTATCGTAGATGACGAAGAAGACATAGGGCAAATGGTATCGCTCATGCTCAGGCCATATACTGATAAAATAAAGTATTGCACGTCCATTGGTGAAGGTGCTGAAGAAATAGAAAATCATCAGTTTGATTTAATTTTCCTCGACCTGAACCTTGAGGACGGAACCGGCTTTGACCTTCTTGAAAAAATGAATCAGGATAATTATACAACCAATGTGGTTGTTATAAGTGCCTATGACGGTAAGGAGGAGGAAGAAAGAGTGAAGGAGTTTAAAGTGGCAGGTTTTATTAAGAAGCCATTTACAAAAAATGATATAATAGAAGCTTTTTTATCAAACGTTAAATGA
- a CDS encoding two-component system sensor histidine kinase NtrB, with amino-acid sequence MSTTSRYQKLFEESIDSIALMDSELKLIEVNESFRNNFEVSATGSSFQDFFAEASLYDEFANLLKENYNVEEFETILESGEGLKKICLINCVRIVEEEQDIYLAVIRDNTRRKNAEQELLKAEKLSMTGKIARSIAHEIRNPLTNLTLALEQLKDEIPDDVDADLYFDIIKRNAERINTLITELLNSSKPKALKLELMSLNEVVNSAIELVKDRLNLKDMELQLDLDQSIPSLQIDKDQLQTAILNLLINAIEAMKEGQGVLKISTWQDDYVYLQIADNGKGISEEHMKMLFEPFFSGKRKGTGLGLLSVQNILHSHNAKIEVTSEVGVKTVFTIQFKSEM; translated from the coding sequence TTGAGTACTACTAGTAGATATCAAAAATTATTTGAAGAGTCGATAGACTCTATTGCTTTAATGGATTCAGAATTAAAACTCATTGAAGTAAACGAGTCATTCAGAAATAATTTTGAAGTATCTGCCACGGGTAGTTCCTTTCAGGATTTTTTCGCAGAAGCATCATTGTACGATGAATTTGCCAATCTTTTAAAAGAAAATTATAACGTTGAAGAGTTTGAAACTATTCTCGAGAGTGGAGAAGGGTTAAAGAAAATTTGCCTTATCAATTGTGTGAGAATAGTTGAAGAAGAGCAAGATATCTATTTGGCAGTTATTAGAGATAACACGCGAAGAAAGAATGCTGAACAGGAATTATTAAAAGCGGAAAAACTTTCAATGACGGGTAAGATAGCACGCTCAATAGCCCATGAGATCAGAAATCCGCTTACCAATCTAACATTAGCGCTTGAGCAGTTGAAAGATGAAATTCCGGATGATGTTGATGCAGATTTATATTTTGACATCATCAAACGTAATGCTGAGCGAATTAATACTTTAATCACAGAATTGCTCAATAGCTCCAAACCAAAGGCTTTAAAGCTTGAATTAATGTCTTTAAATGAAGTGGTTAATTCAGCAATTGAATTGGTAAAAGACCGGCTGAATTTAAAGGATATGGAGCTTCAGTTAGACCTGGATCAATCGATACCTAGCTTACAGATAGATAAGGATCAACTACAAACGGCCATTCTAAATTTATTAATTAATGCCATTGAAGCAATGAAAGAAGGTCAGGGGGTATTGAAGATTTCCACCTGGCAGGATGATTATGTATACCTGCAGATTGCTGATAATGGAAAGGGAATATCCGAGGAGCACATGAAAATGCTATTCGAGCCATTTTTCAGTGGTAAACGAAAGGGTACAGGATTGGGGCTACTCAGCGTTCAAAATATACTTCACTCACATAATGCTAAAATTGAAGTTACTAGCGAAGTAGGAGTAAAAACAGTTTTTACCATTCAATTCAAATCTGAAATGTAG
- a CDS encoding Dps family protein, which translates to MSTDNGNMIKEKVKTKQKTFARLGYTKMETAEITDAMNKLLANFSVHYQKLRNFHWNVKGADFYDIHENFEEQYNEAIEAIDDVAERIRVFGQTPMSTMGEYISTSEIKETGTDLSALEMVSEVLKDYEILLEHMFNVIEISIENGDSGTEDMMKGFVKSIEKRYWMWTAFSHKG; encoded by the coding sequence ATGAGTACAGATAACGGAAATATGATAAAGGAGAAAGTAAAAACAAAACAGAAAACTTTTGCAAGACTTGGTTATACCAAAATGGAAACAGCTGAGATAACTGATGCAATGAATAAGTTACTTGCCAATTTCAGTGTCCATTATCAAAAACTGAGAAACTTTCATTGGAATGTTAAAGGAGCAGATTTCTATGACATTCACGAAAATTTCGAAGAACAGTATAACGAAGCCATTGAAGCCATTGATGATGTAGCCGAAAGAATTAGAGTATTCGGTCAAACACCAATGAGTACAATGGGCGAATACATTTCTACATCAGAAATTAAAGAAACAGGTACAGATCTTTCTGCCTTAGAGATGGTGAGCGAAGTACTAAAAGATTACGAAATATTATTAGAACATATGTTCAACGTCATTGAGATTTCCATTGAAAATGGTGATTCAGGTACAGAAGATATGATGAAAGGTTTCGTGAAAAGTATTGAGAAAAGATACTGGATGTGGACTGCTTTCTCACATAAAGGCTAG
- a CDS encoding sterol desaturase family protein: MEQFILSFENLSPLYKLGWVVSCLLFVWILELIIPLAQHKYNKIKHDGINLVFFSFSLIINVLVGIATVGVFYWISTSQIGLIQMVDWPFWVELLIAIMALDFIAQYVVHYMLHRVKWMWKMHMVHHSDTKVDATTGTRHHPGDYLLRECFAIATVIIFGIPVSFYVFYRICTIFFTYITHANISLPGWLDKILSYVFITPNIHKFHHHFERPWTDTNFGNIFSIWDRTFGTFVYDDPRKIKFGLDVTDPEQDESISYQLGLPLNKNIKTDY; encoded by the coding sequence ATGGAGCAATTTATCTTATCATTTGAAAACCTTTCGCCACTTTATAAATTAGGCTGGGTAGTGTCTTGTTTATTATTTGTGTGGATTTTGGAATTGATTATTCCATTGGCTCAGCACAAGTACAATAAGATCAAGCACGATGGAATCAACCTGGTATTCTTTTCTTTTTCACTGATCATTAATGTACTGGTCGGCATAGCAACCGTGGGTGTTTTCTACTGGATCAGCACCTCGCAAATAGGCTTAATACAAATGGTAGATTGGCCCTTCTGGGTTGAATTATTAATAGCAATAATGGCACTCGACTTTATTGCGCAATATGTAGTACATTATATGCTTCATAGAGTAAAATGGATGTGGAAAATGCACATGGTACACCACAGTGACACAAAAGTGGATGCTACTACAGGCACACGACATCATCCGGGCGATTACCTATTGAGAGAGTGTTTCGCCATTGCAACGGTAATCATATTCGGAATACCAGTGTCATTCTATGTATTCTACCGCATTTGCACGATATTCTTCACGTATATTACACACGCCAATATAAGTTTACCTGGCTGGCTCGATAAAATCTTAAGTTATGTTTTCATAACCCCGAATATTCACAAGTTTCATCATCATTTTGAACGGCCATGGACCGACACAAATTTTGGAAACATATTTTCAATCTGGGATCGTACATTTGGAACATTCGTTTATGACGACCCCAGAAAGATAAAGTTTGGTCTGGATGTAACTGATCCTGAACAGGACGAAAGTATAAGCTATCAGCTAGGGCTACCGTTAAATAAAAACATTAAAACGGATTATTGA
- a CDS encoding sigma-54-dependent transcriptional regulator, which translates to MNYKVLIIDDDEDICLLLERLLSKNDYSVSTAEDGESGFKLLKKDKPDLVLCDFKLPDYSGIDMLRKIKVLHPQLPVIIITGYSDVKIAVDALKKGAYNYVTKPLYPDEILMMVKEAISSHHQPILDSKSTKPKKSQKEELTIIKGASPQSEVVWKHVDLIAPTNMSVIIQGETGTGKEYVARAIHLQSERKGHKFLAVDCGALSDDLAGSELFGHVKGSFTGAINDKSGCFEQAKGGTLFLDEIGNLSYENQMKMLRALQERKIRRVGGDKEIDIDVRVVVATNEPLPDLIQSGDFREDLYHRLNEFKIELAPLRERKADIVIYAEYFLKLANDQLNKNIKGFDKSALEVIKHYSWEGNLRELKNVIKRAVLLASSTTIDKTCLPAEIVTGIDHTSVNAEDNLSLKAAVKVAEIKAINMALKKAAFNKSKAAEYLEVDRKTLYNKLNEYGII; encoded by the coding sequence ATGAATTATAAAGTATTAATTATTGATGATGATGAAGATATATGCCTTTTACTTGAGAGGTTGTTAAGTAAAAACGACTATTCAGTATCTACGGCCGAAGATGGTGAATCTGGGTTTAAATTGTTGAAAAAGGATAAGCCTGATTTAGTTCTCTGCGATTTCAAATTGCCCGATTATTCCGGAATTGATATGCTTCGCAAAATAAAGGTCTTGCACCCTCAATTACCGGTAATTATCATCACAGGTTATTCCGATGTTAAAATAGCAGTGGATGCGCTAAAAAAGGGGGCTTATAATTACGTAACAAAACCTCTTTATCCAGATGAAATACTGATGATGGTGAAGGAGGCCATTAGCTCGCACCATCAACCAATTTTAGATTCTAAATCTACAAAGCCGAAGAAATCACAAAAGGAAGAGCTTACCATCATTAAAGGTGCAAGTCCGCAATCTGAAGTGGTTTGGAAACATGTTGATTTAATTGCTCCTACCAATATGTCTGTTATTATTCAGGGAGAAACAGGAACAGGTAAGGAATATGTAGCTCGTGCTATTCATTTACAAAGTGAGAGGAAAGGCCATAAATTTTTGGCTGTTGATTGTGGCGCCTTATCAGATGATTTAGCTGGTAGCGAATTGTTTGGCCATGTTAAAGGTTCATTCACCGGAGCAATAAACGATAAATCTGGCTGCTTCGAACAGGCTAAAGGGGGTACGTTGTTTTTAGATGAGATTGGTAACCTTAGTTATGAAAATCAAATGAAGATGCTGCGGGCTCTTCAGGAGCGAAAAATCAGACGTGTTGGGGGAGATAAAGAAATAGATATTGATGTTAGGGTAGTAGTGGCAACCAATGAGCCTTTACCCGACTTGATACAGAGTGGTGACTTTAGAGAGGATTTATATCACAGGCTAAACGAGTTCAAAATCGAGCTGGCTCCACTGCGGGAAAGGAAGGCAGACATAGTCATTTATGCCGAATACTTTTTAAAGCTGGCTAATGATCAGCTAAATAAGAATATAAAAGGATTTGATAAATCAGCATTAGAAGTAATAAAGCATTATAGCTGGGAGGGAAATCTCAGGGAACTTAAAAATGTGATAAAACGGGCGGTTTTACTGGCATCATCAACTACGATAGATAAAACTTGCTTACCTGCAGAAATTGTAACAGGTATAGATCATACCAGTGTAAATGCAGAGGATAACCTTAGCTTAAAGGCTGCAGTAAAAGTGGCAGAAATAAAGGCTATAAATATGGCCTTAAAAAAGGCCGCATTTAATAAATCTAAAGCGGCCGAATATTTAGAAGTCGATCGTAAAACACTTTATAATAAGCTTAACGAATACGGAATTATATAA